A region of Anaeromicrobium sediminis DNA encodes the following proteins:
- a CDS encoding HD-GYP domain-containing protein, which produces MRKIIDLIYKKYKVENIDFRKAPIRIVATYVLFGCFWILFSDRILSMVVVNRDLYMNIQTFKGWFFVFFTAIILYRLILNDFLKINELNTDLLNKKMESKKNLILIEEKNIELERAMNVTNDFFMLITKILKNNHVDDEMLLREVFKIAFSLVKESNFGSAYIVENGKIRYIESIGFHMESLKSLEVSVDKFEFAFNHIKIRNNPEYNIKRRLSDDEYEEYSNKNIKIKQSIYVGISNDDNLYGGFSLDIGADEGVEFSDESIHNLEAFQQLVNGFYKIKKVNDQKNLVQRDIVHSFISALELHDEYTKGHSEAVASYSLKIGELLNLDDSQLNDLYWAATVHDIGKIIIPSSTLNKPDRLTKEEYELVKKHTQIGYDILSKADTLREVSKYVLLHHERWDGTGYPMGLKGDEIPLISQIICVADSWHAMTSDRTYKRKITKEEGIEELKNNRGTQFSPKIVDVFLEII; this is translated from the coding sequence ATGAGGAAAATAATAGATTTAATTTATAAAAAATATAAAGTAGAAAATATTGATTTTCGAAAAGCTCCTATAAGAATAGTAGCTACTTATGTATTATTCGGTTGTTTTTGGATTTTATTCTCTGATCGTATTTTAAGTATGGTTGTAGTTAATAGGGACTTATATATGAATATTCAGACCTTTAAGGGTTGGTTTTTTGTTTTTTTTACAGCTATCATACTTTATCGTTTAATCCTTAATGATTTTTTGAAAATTAATGAATTAAATACGGATTTACTAAATAAGAAAATGGAGTCTAAAAAGAATTTAATTTTGATAGAAGAAAAGAATATAGAGCTAGAAAGGGCAATGAATGTTACAAATGATTTTTTTATGTTAATAACTAAAATATTAAAAAATAATCATGTGGATGATGAAATGTTATTACGGGAAGTATTTAAAATTGCCTTTAGTCTAGTAAAGGAATCTAATTTCGGAAGTGCTTATATTGTTGAAAATGGAAAGATTAGATACATAGAATCAATAGGTTTTCATATGGAATCATTAAAAAGTCTTGAAGTTAGTGTTGATAAATTTGAATTTGCATTTAACCATATAAAAATTAGAAACAATCCTGAATATAACATTAAAAGAAGATTAAGTGATGATGAATATGAGGAATATTCAAATAAGAATATTAAAATAAAGCAGTCAATTTATGTGGGCATATCTAATGATGATAACTTATACGGTGGATTTAGTTTAGATATTGGTGCAGATGAGGGTGTTGAATTTAGTGATGAAAGCATTCATAACTTAGAAGCATTCCAACAACTTGTTAATGGTTTTTATAAGATTAAAAAGGTAAATGACCAAAAAAACCTAGTGCAAAGGGATATTGTACACTCATTTATTTCAGCTTTAGAGCTTCATGATGAATATACAAAGGGACATTCTGAAGCTGTTGCATCATATTCACTTAAAATAGGAGAGCTTTTAAATCTGGATGATAGCCAGCTTAATGATCTTTATTGGGCTGCAACGGTACATGATATTGGCAAAATAATAATACCATCAAGTACTTTGAATAAACCTGATAGATTGACTAAAGAAGAATATGAACTTGTTAAGAAGCATACGCAGATAGGATACGATATATTATCTAAGGCAGATACCTTAAGAGAGGTTTCAAAATATGTATTATTACACCATGAACGTTGGGATGGCACTGGCTATCCAATGGGATTAAAAGGTGATGAAATCCCTTTAATATCTCAAATAATATGTGTAGCAGATTCATGGCATGCAATGACATCAGATAGGACTTATAAAAGAAAAATAACTAAAGAAGAAGGTATAGAGGAATTGAAAAATAATAGAGGAACTCAATTTTCTCCTAAAATAGTAGATGTGTTTTTAGAAATAATATGA
- a CDS encoding S-layer homology domain-containing protein: MYLRKIFILLLVILIVLPINVSARTKDEASSWHYGNVSDWAKPVLVSAATKEIAKDESLFINCSRNITGKEFVTLLVNLYESLTENTMKPASKVKFPDVDVTLRKAYKYELAHGIGNEKFAPDDYVTREQMAVMIYNEIKLILKRLNMAIYYSDGVPTLNFADKANVSSWAVDEVDYIFDNKIITGDGIYFNPKGNVSVEQAVAILNNVYDIYNPHFEAGGKSKAEVKAALEAINTKKFTVGDMVSFNLGYYDDAKMVSYEDGYVFRLDGVNSNTGEKRGTLVFDSDMNEQNNWYTDVDMETYVFIDKKSWYSDVGIMLRVNAMEFVNNRHSGYYICIQGNGDVRFEVYSIREGWKELEYFHTNVDPTIPNKLRVTAVGSNFTIYLNDREIGTVKDSTYSAGNVGLSAWNEYAYYYGTIVKDLD, translated from the coding sequence ATGTATCTAAGAAAAATTTTCATATTGTTACTTGTAATTCTAATAGTATTACCTATAAACGTAAGCGCCAGAACCAAAGATGAAGCATCCAGTTGGCATTATGGAAATGTAAGTGACTGGGCAAAACCTGTGCTTGTATCTGCTGCAACAAAAGAGATTGCTAAAGATGAGAGTCTTTTTATAAATTGTAGTAGAAATATTACAGGAAAAGAATTTGTAACGCTCCTAGTGAATTTGTATGAATCATTAACAGAAAATACAATGAAACCTGCATCTAAAGTTAAATTTCCCGATGTTGATGTGACTTTACGAAAAGCATATAAGTATGAACTTGCCCATGGTATAGGTAATGAAAAGTTTGCACCAGATGATTATGTTACACGAGAACAAATGGCTGTTATGATTTATAATGAAATAAAACTCATACTTAAAAGGTTAAATATGGCTATTTATTATAGTGATGGTGTTCCTACTCTTAATTTTGCAGATAAGGCAAATGTTTCTTCTTGGGCCGTTGATGAAGTAGATTATATATTTGATAATAAAATTATTACAGGTGATGGAATCTATTTTAATCCGAAGGGAAATGTTTCTGTTGAGCAGGCAGTAGCAATATTAAATAACGTATACGATATCTATAATCCTCACTTTGAGGCAGGTGGAAAATCTAAAGCAGAAGTCAAAGCAGCTTTAGAAGCAATCAATACAAAAAAATTCACTGTAGGTGATATGGTATCTTTTAACTTGGGATATTATGATGATGCTAAAATGGTTTCTTATGAAGATGGATATGTTTTTCGTTTAGACGGAGTTAACAGCAATACTGGTGAAAAAAGGGGCACATTAGTTTTTGATAGTGATATGAATGAACAAAATAATTGGTACACAGATGTTGACATGGAGACTTATGTATTTATTGACAAAAAAAGCTGGTATTCTGATGTGGGTATAATGTTAAGAGTTAACGCAATGGAATTTGTAAATAATAGACATAGTGGATATTATATATGTATTCAAGGTAACGGAGATGTCCGTTTTGAAGTCTATTCTATAAGAGAGGGCTGGAAAGAGCTAGAATATTTCCATACCAATGTAGACCCAACAATTCCAAATAAATTACGGGTTACAGCCGTAGGGTCCAATTTCACTATTTATTTAAATGATAGAGAAATTGGTACTGTAAAAGATAGTACCTATTCTGCTGGTAACGTTGGTCTTAGCGCGTGGAACGAATACGCTTATTATTATGGCACTATAGTTAAAGATTTAGATTAA
- a CDS encoding TIGR03943 family putative permease subunit, with the protein MKKSQIGKFIGVIIAIGLIYFAYGLIEKGQKNEISDSEINKKEPIKQEETLDINEDKVDHVEDQDPNSDGEKFKRTLESVYMNPDEMMGKEVTLSGAVHRESDFPKERFVISRLLMSRHGDHYHEQLTGLLCEWSEGSKFEDNEWVEVTGIIDAVSYYNEYTNREEMIPIIKATKVESIDAPEEKNIYEN; encoded by the coding sequence ATGAAGAAATCACAGATAGGTAAATTCATAGGGGTTATAATAGCAATTGGCCTTATTTATTTTGCGTACGGATTAATTGAAAAAGGACAGAAGAATGAGATTAGTGACAGTGAAATAAATAAAAAAGAACCTATTAAGCAAGAAGAAACTTTAGATATTAATGAAGATAAAGTGGATCATGTTGAAGACCAGGATCCTAATTCTGATGGGGAAAAGTTTAAGAGAACTCTAGAATCTGTATATATGAATCCAGATGAAATGATGGGTAAGGAAGTTACATTGTCAGGTGCTGTACACAGGGAATCAGATTTTCCTAAAGAGAGATTTGTTATTTCTCGATTATTAATGAGTCGCCATGGTGACCATTATCATGAGCAATTGACTGGATTATTATGTGAATGGAGTGAGGGCAGCAAATTTGAGGATAATGAATGGGTAGAGGTTACGGGAATAATTGATGCAGTTAGTTATTATAATGAATATACTAATAGGGAAGAAATGATTCCAATAATTAAGGCAACTAAAGTTGAAAGTATTGATGCACCTGAAGAAAAAAATATATATGAAAACTAA
- a CDS encoding sensor histidine kinase, which yields MKISIKLKSSIFLALLLFITVSLLSYLVLKGIERDQQKQYEEHLAQQTKIANIYVRQIYLMGSIKEPRAFLKEKGNQIASQLDLMSGMQVSIYDMSGREVGNSINIGTRTDVKDILVHGLNDKIAYQIVNDKLDYVAPIHDINGQIGVIKFEYSLRKNIEFYNNIKSLFFNIGTIVFALTFLGGYFYFNDLTKGILKLNKDASNIEKGFYDEILPLRRNDELGELSQGIYYMSNQIKNHIEGMEKEQEKLRLAVKKLKELEKQQKTFIGNITHEFKTPLTVINAYIDLLEMYSDDSNLLEDAKSNISKEAQRLYEMVEKILYLSSLEKYDFELQSEKINIKEILEEICNRMKGKAQKFNIDLLTNLQSAYILGDKESLMHIFINLIDNGIKYNESNGKVFVNSYKKDGNVFIEVIDTGMGIPVHAREKIFEPFYTVSRDRSKEYAGTGLGLSLVKELVEKQKGNISILDIKRKGTTISIVFPLFS from the coding sequence ATGAAGATTAGCATAAAACTTAAGTCTAGCATTTTTTTAGCACTCCTTTTATTTATAACAGTAAGTCTTTTGAGCTATTTAGTTCTTAAAGGAATTGAAAGAGATCAACAAAAGCAATATGAAGAACATTTAGCTCAGCAGACGAAAATTGCAAATATATATGTTAGACAAATTTATCTTATGGGATCCATAAAAGAGCCCAGGGCGTTTCTTAAGGAAAAGGGTAATCAAATAGCTAGTCAGTTGGATTTAATGAGTGGCATGCAGGTTTCCATATATGATATGTCAGGTAGAGAGGTTGGAAACTCAATCAACATTGGAACTAGGACAGATGTTAAAGATATATTAGTGCATGGATTAAATGATAAAATAGCATATCAAATTGTAAATGATAAATTAGATTATGTGGCACCTATTCATGATATAAATGGGCAAATTGGAGTTATTAAATTTGAATATTCACTTAGAAAAAATATAGAATTTTATAATAACATTAAATCTCTATTTTTCAACATAGGAACTATAGTATTTGCTCTAACATTCCTAGGCGGTTATTTCTATTTTAATGATCTAACAAAGGGCATATTGAAACTTAATAAGGATGCATCAAATATTGAGAAGGGTTTTTATGATGAAATTCTCCCATTAAGAAGAAATGATGAACTTGGAGAATTAAGTCAGGGAATATATTATATGAGTAATCAAATTAAAAACCATATTGAGGGGATGGAAAAGGAGCAAGAGAAACTAAGATTGGCAGTAAAAAAATTAAAAGAGTTAGAAAAGCAACAAAAAACCTTTATCGGAAATATTACTCATGAGTTCAAAACGCCCCTTACAGTTATAAATGCTTATATTGATTTATTAGAGATGTATAGTGACGATTCAAACTTATTAGAAGATGCAAAGTCTAATATTTCAAAGGAAGCCCAGAGGTTGTATGAAATGGTAGAAAAAATATTGTACTTGTCTTCTTTAGAAAAGTACGATTTTGAGCTTCAATCCGAAAAAATTAATATAAAAGAGATTTTAGAGGAAATTTGTAATCGTATGAAAGGAAAAGCTCAAAAATTTAACATTGATTTATTAACTAACCTTCAATCAGCTTATATTTTAGGAGACAAGGAGAGCCTAATGCATATTTTTATCAATTTGATTGACAATGGAATTAAGTACAATGAGTCTAATGGAAAGGTTTTTGTTAATAGCTATAAAAAAGATGGAAATGTGTTTATTGAGGTAATAGATACGGGTATGGGAATTCCAGTTCATGCAAGAGAAAAGATATTTGAGCCTTTTTATACGGTGAGCAGGGATAGATCAAAGGAATATGCTGGTACTGGCTTAGGTTTGTCCCTTGTGAAGGAATTAGTTGAAAAGCAAAAAGGAAATATCTCCATATTAGATATAAAAAGAAAAGGTACAACCATTTCAATAGTTTTTCCTCTTTTCTCATAA
- a CDS encoding DUF1835 domain-containing protein — protein sequence MSKYVHIAFGDSASGTLRFFFKNNPSEYKGEVICVRDDFSIGPIYEIYKEAGLKKRIEYLIDILKKVSAYEYFGDIEKDFIKICECIRNIDQDSKVVIWYGENTNDQVGLRYLMSLLKNRDLYQVNVSDSYIKDYDNRAYRPIALGQCSPEEIPTFISKITKVNKEIYNNLISDWRVLRNSKENLRIWKGKKIIGVDETYYDNDILSNCSLDFKKAARVIGETMGKSDQLVGDLYIDFRVRKLIESGKLQYRGKLISMRDFEIRL from the coding sequence ATGAGTAAATATGTGCATATAGCATTTGGTGATTCAGCCAGTGGAACCTTAAGATTCTTTTTTAAAAATAATCCAAGTGAATATAAGGGAGAAGTAATATGTGTAAGAGATGATTTTTCAATAGGACCAATCTATGAAATTTATAAGGAAGCAGGGCTAAAAAAGAGAATAGAATATCTTATAGACATCTTAAAAAAGGTTTCAGCCTATGAGTATTTTGGAGACATTGAGAAAGATTTTATTAAAATATGTGAATGCATAAGAAATATTGATCAAGATTCAAAAGTAGTAATATGGTACGGTGAAAATACTAATGATCAAGTAGGACTAAGATATTTAATGTCCTTATTAAAGAATAGGGATTTATACCAGGTTAATGTGTCTGATTCATACATAAAAGACTATGATAATAGGGCATATAGACCCATAGCTTTAGGGCAGTGTTCACCTGAAGAAATACCCACTTTCATTTCTAAAATAACAAAGGTAAATAAAGAAATATACAATAATCTGATTAGTGACTGGCGGGTTCTAAGAAATTCTAAAGAAAATTTGAGAATATGGAAGGGTAAAAAAATTATAGGAGTAGATGAAACCTATTATGATAATGATATATTATCAAACTGTAGTTTGGACTTTAAAAAAGCTGCCAGGGTTATTGGAGAAACCATGGGTAAATCAGATCAGCTTGTTGGGGATTTGTATATTGATTTTAGAGTAAGAAAATTAATAGAGAGTGGAAAACTTCAATATAGAGGAAAGCTTATTTCCATGAGAGATTTTGAAATAAGATTATGA
- a CDS encoding response regulator transcription factor, which produces MDKILVVDDEKTIADTITYALDREGYTVEAAYDGEDALNKISAFNPDVVILDVMMPKMSGFEVCKRLENKAGLGIILLTAKDDIVDKILGLELGADDYITKPFHMRELVARAKSLLRRLQKNSDEEQEKITIRDLEVILQHRKVQLHGQSLNLTPKEFDLLTLLLSHMGRVYTRDQLLDIVWGMEYAGGTRTVDIHIQRLRKKLGESYQNILQTIHGVGYKAIGEIYED; this is translated from the coding sequence TTGGATAAGATTTTAGTAGTAGATGATGAAAAAACAATTGCAGATACAATTACCTATGCCCTTGATCGAGAAGGATACACAGTTGAAGCAGCTTATGATGGAGAGGATGCGTTAAATAAGATATCTGCTTTTAATCCGGATGTGGTAATACTAGATGTGATGATGCCTAAAATGAGTGGCTTTGAAGTTTGTAAACGATTAGAAAATAAAGCTGGATTAGGAATAATTCTACTTACGGCAAAGGATGATATAGTTGATAAAATATTAGGCTTAGAACTGGGGGCAGACGATTATATTACTAAGCCTTTTCATATGCGAGAATTAGTTGCACGTGCAAAATCCCTATTAAGAAGGTTACAAAAAAATTCTGATGAAGAACAAGAGAAGATAACAATAAGAGACTTAGAAGTTATTTTACAACATAGAAAAGTACAATTGCATGGACAATCTTTGAACTTAACACCAAAGGAATTTGATTTGTTAACTCTGTTACTTTCTCATATGGGAAGAGTATATACTAGAGATCAATTATTAGATATAGTATGGGGAATGGAATATGCAGGTGGAACAAGAACTGTGGATATACATATACAAAGACTGAGAAAAAAGCTAGGAGAATCATATCAAAATATTCTCCAAACAATTCATGGAGTAGGATATAAGGCCATAGGTGAAATTTATGAAGATTAG
- a CDS encoding TolB-like translocation protein, protein MRNKGIYIFTLIISLSLFAACGKTEKEGRQVIEKEEKTIIVIDDTKDAVYEDIAIEKIKVYEGMKGFEWVNDEEIIVGKENKELYSKVDGHVSAIMRNLYLYDVETKEEKIFTDKSQYQEYPIVSPDRKHILYVNMLENKGTGYIVDMDGKIKVKISLPYVQEFTEAKWVNNDEIIIPFMGSHFHFVNVDGTTRKIENAEDHMIQYAFKVNDKVYYKTYDKKMKVYDINMKEKILFEDNVTGFYLSPDKKELILSKHLVKEQKDSLILTDLNGKNKEILVEGRFIYGVNWSPDGTKLAYMLNKGSNGDVGFYIMDMKNKIQSFVSTEYFGYGAPIWSPSGKKIMINMDKQENEQVVDTVHILTFK, encoded by the coding sequence ATGAGAAATAAAGGAATATATATATTTACATTAATTATTTCCTTAAGTTTATTTGCTGCATGTGGAAAAACTGAAAAGGAAGGACGTCAAGTAATTGAGAAAGAAGAAAAAACTATAATAGTTATTGATGATACAAAGGATGCAGTATATGAAGATATTGCTATAGAAAAAATTAAAGTTTATGAGGGAATGAAAGGTTTTGAATGGGTAAATGATGAGGAAATAATTGTTGGGAAGGAAAATAAAGAATTATATTCTAAGGTAGATGGACATGTTAGTGCTATCATGAGAAATTTATATTTGTATGATGTAGAAACAAAAGAAGAAAAGATTTTCACAGATAAATCACAGTATCAGGAATATCCCATTGTATCACCTGATAGAAAGCATATTCTATATGTTAATATGTTAGAAAATAAAGGAACAGGCTATATTGTAGATATGGATGGCAAAATAAAGGTTAAAATTTCACTTCCTTATGTTCAGGAATTTACTGAAGCTAAATGGGTGAATAATGATGAAATTATTATACCATTTATGGGTAGTCACTTTCATTTTGTAAATGTAGATGGGACTACAAGAAAGATAGAAAATGCGGAAGACCATATGATTCAATATGCTTTTAAGGTTAATGATAAGGTGTACTATAAAACCTATGATAAAAAAATGAAAGTTTATGATATTAATATGAAAGAAAAGATATTATTTGAAGATAATGTAACAGGTTTTTATTTATCCCCAGATAAAAAGGAATTAATTCTAAGCAAACATCTTGTAAAGGAACAAAAGGATTCGTTAATCTTAACAGATTTAAATGGAAAAAATAAAGAAATCTTAGTTGAAGGAAGGTTTATATATGGTGTTAATTGGTCTCCCGATGGAACAAAATTAGCATACATGTTAAATAAAGGCTCTAATGGAGATGTGGGTTTTTATATAATGGATATGAAAAACAAAATACAATCATTTGTATCTACAGAGTATTTTGGATACGGTGCTCCCATATGGAGTCCTTCAGGGAAGAAAATTATGATAAATATGGATAAACAGGAGAATGAACAGGTAGTTGATACAGTCCATATACTTACCTTTAAATAA
- a CDS encoding diguanylate cyclase → MKAEKSIENTIFMNMVIVIIVGTLILGFTRVTKEYFEFISETESLRKDYIERQKILIENEVNKVIDYIEFERSQVGENGEYTDEIEKTLQNKITKWVSQIHYGYKNDQYMYIGNYKGIQVASGGFPEFIGKNIWDLEDDNGVKVIQKQIKLGRENPEGIFFKGHWLRKGSNKTSEKLYFVKSVPDWEWIVGTGIYIDEIEEVINLKKEELKNQYKEEMIETIIIFLCIIFIIRFLTNRTNEKINKNIKVFISFFEKASKEKVYINIGKINYSELKELAISLNRMIEERNKVENKIIEVNNKLKKLSITDGLTGLYNHKYMYETIEEEMEKSKEKNTSLCVIMYDIDRFKKVNDIYGHQCGDMVLKKVAECIKNHVGHMGVVGRYGGEEFLVILPEQNLYDAYEIGEEIRNKIKKLSFEHEELKITISGGIVQLKSESPEELVNKADHLLYEAKENGRDRIEK, encoded by the coding sequence ATGAAGGCTGAAAAAAGCATTGAAAATACGATTTTTATGAATATGGTTATAGTCATTATTGTTGGAACCCTAATTTTAGGGTTTACACGGGTAACTAAGGAATATTTTGAATTTATATCAGAGACAGAATCGTTAAGAAAAGATTATATAGAAAGACAGAAGATACTTATAGAAAATGAGGTAAATAAAGTTATTGATTATATTGAATTTGAAAGATCTCAGGTAGGAGAAAATGGAGAATATACAGATGAGATTGAAAAAACTCTTCAGAATAAAATAACTAAATGGGTTTCTCAAATTCACTATGGATATAAAAATGACCAATACATGTATATTGGAAATTATAAGGGCATCCAGGTAGCATCTGGGGGATTTCCAGAATTTATAGGAAAAAATATCTGGGATTTAGAAGATGACAATGGTGTAAAAGTTATTCAAAAACAAATAAAACTTGGAAGAGAAAACCCAGAAGGTATTTTTTTTAAGGGGCATTGGCTAAGAAAAGGTTCAAATAAAACTTCTGAGAAGTTGTACTTTGTAAAATCAGTTCCAGATTGGGAATGGATTGTTGGAACTGGCATATATATAGACGAAATTGAAGAAGTAATCAATTTAAAGAAAGAAGAACTAAAAAATCAGTATAAAGAAGAGATGATTGAGACAATTATAATATTTTTATGCATTATTTTTATTATAAGATTCCTTACAAATAGAACAAATGAAAAAATTAATAAAAATATAAAAGTATTTATTTCTTTCTTTGAAAAAGCTTCAAAGGAAAAGGTATATATTAATATAGGAAAAATAAATTATTCAGAATTAAAGGAGTTGGCCATTTCTCTAAATCGCATGATTGAAGAGAGAAATAAAGTGGAAAATAAAATTATTGAAGTAAATAATAAACTGAAAAAACTCAGTATTACAGATGGTCTCACAGGTTTATATAATCATAAGTATATGTATGAAACTATAGAAGAAGAGATGGAAAAATCAAAAGAAAAAAATACATCGTTATGCGTTATCATGTATGATATTGATCGATTTAAAAAAGTTAATGATATTTATGGACATCAGTGTGGAGACATGGTTTTAAAAAAAGTTGCAGAATGTATTAAAAATCATGTAGGGCACATGGGTGTAGTGGGAAGATATGGAGGAGAAGAGTTTTTAGTTATTCTCCCTGAGCAAAACTTATATGATGCATATGAGATAGGAGAAGAAATTCGAAATAAAATAAAAAAATTAAGTTTTGAACATGAAGAATTAAAAATTACTATTAGTGGTGGAATTGTTCAGCTTAAATCAGAAAGTCCAGAGGAATTAGTTAATAAGGCAGATCACCTTTTATATGAAGCAAAGGAAAATGGAAGAGATAGAATTGAAAAATAA
- a CDS encoding methyl-accepting chemotaxis protein produces the protein MLKITKLSSRLIVSFLLIVILTGFLSFMSIKDVNTLKNLNVKMYKHPFTVSNAVLEIQVNIVKIHREMKDISTAKSKSQIDQLVANVDRYEKEVFNKFEVIYDRFLGDKKMVDAAYNTFKDWKKIRDEVITLTIQDKKEQAISITKGKGAKHVALIDEEIGNLSDFAQNKAIEFFNNSNKQTQQSIIMLLGLVSIILLLIIVIAFTTVFSIKKRLDLTIDMMKDLAEGDGDLTKRLEVKTKDELGEIADLLNTFVGKIRATVSEVVSASATLTQFGGTLSTAITEANSGMEEIATSINTISDSVQNVAGVTEETTASIEEMSSSAETISIESNKSFDNSKLVLESANQGAKLIEEVVDSIDKVKDSSSHVSQVINELKQSSGKISDIVLIMTNISEQTNLLALNAAIEAARAGDAGKGFSVVAEEVRKLAEESKKSADDITQLISGIQQQIEKTNNIIMNENQLVDTSVKKVYDTNDSFKKILNVIQEISMKIEMIAQSSEQQSVISNDMTKAIDSLSQETQTNASAAQQITAGIEEQVGTFQEIGSNIEELNNIVKNLKGQADKFKI, from the coding sequence TTGTTAAAAATTACAAAATTGTCATCCCGCCTAATAGTATCTTTTCTATTAATAGTGATTTTAACTGGATTTTTAAGTTTTATGTCTATCAAAGACGTGAATACTTTAAAAAATTTGAATGTTAAGATGTATAAACATCCCTTTACAGTAAGCAATGCTGTATTAGAGATACAAGTTAATATTGTCAAAATTCATAGAGAAATGAAAGATATTTCTACAGCAAAGAGTAAATCTCAAATTGATCAATTAGTAGCAAATGTTGATAGATATGAGAAAGAGGTTTTTAATAAGTTTGAAGTTATATATGATCGATTCCTTGGAGATAAAAAGATGGTTGATGCTGCATATAATACTTTTAAGGATTGGAAAAAAATTAGAGACGAAGTAATAACGCTTACTATCCAAGATAAAAAAGAACAAGCAATTAGTATTACAAAGGGAAAGGGTGCTAAGCACGTAGCATTAATTGATGAAGAAATAGGTAACTTATCAGATTTTGCTCAAAACAAAGCTATAGAATTCTTTAATAATTCTAATAAGCAAACCCAACAATCCATAATCATGTTACTTGGTTTAGTGTCAATTATATTACTCTTAATCATAGTTATTGCATTTACAACGGTATTTAGTATTAAGAAGCGACTAGATTTAACAATAGATATGATGAAGGACTTAGCTGAAGGTGATGGTGACTTAACAAAAAGATTAGAAGTTAAGACCAAGGATGAACTAGGTGAAATAGCAGATTTACTAAACACTTTCGTAGGAAAAATAAGAGCTACAGTTAGTGAAGTGGTGTCTGCTTCAGCAACACTTACCCAATTCGGCGGCACACTAAGTACAGCTATTACAGAAGCTAACTCAGGCATGGAAGAAATTGCAACATCTATTAATACTATAAGCGATAGTGTGCAAAATGTTGCAGGCGTTACTGAAGAAACAACAGCAAGCATAGAAGAAATGTCTAGTAGTGCAGAAACAATAAGTATTGAATCAAATAAATCCTTCGATAACTCAAAGCTAGTATTAGAATCAGCTAACCAAGGGGCTAAACTAATAGAAGAAGTAGTTGATTCTATTGATAAGGTGAAAGACTCATCTTCCCATGTTTCACAGGTAATTAATGAACTTAAACAATCCTCAGGAAAAATTAGTGATATAGTCTTAATTATGACTAATATTTCTGAGCAAACTAATCTACTTGCTTTAAACGCAGCAATAGAGGCTGCAAGAGCAGGAGATGCTGGAAAAGGTTTTTCAGTAGTAGCTGAGGAGGTTAGAAAGCTTGCAGAAGAAAGTAAAAAATCTGCTGATGACATAACACAGTTAATTTCAGGTATACAACAACAAATTGAAAAAACTAATAATATTATTATGAATGAAAATCAGCTTGTAGATACAAGTGTTAAAAAGGTTTATGACACAAATGACTCCTTTAAGAAAATACTTAATGTAATTCAAGAAATCTCTATGAAGATAGAAATGATTGCCCAATCTTCAGAACAGCAGTCTGTAATTTCTAATGATATGACTAAAGCCATAGATAGCCTATCACAGGAAACCCAAACTAATGCAAGTGCAGCTCAACAAATTACTGCTGGCATAGAAGAACAGGTTGGAACATTCCAGGAAATTGGTTCAAATATTGAAGAATTAAACAATATTGTTAAGAACTTAAAAGGTCAAGCAGATAAATTTAAAATATAA